The sequence below is a genomic window from Lolium perenne isolate Kyuss_39 chromosome 4, Kyuss_2.0, whole genome shotgun sequence.
AAAAAATGTTATCATGGGTACTAAGATTTGGTTAGCTGGTCTTATCAAAGAATAGGTTGTCACATTGTGCTATGAGGTCCTTAGGATGCACTTTGCATGTGTTCCTCCCACCTCACATTACCAAGGTCCCTTAGATTTTGTTAGATTCTAAACATACAAGAATAGAGAAAATGTACAACTGTAACATGCCTAATTTATCCTACATGATTAAGCTTACACTAATAGTTATTTTCATAAAGTTTGTGTCAACGAAAAGAAAAATGTATGGGTAAACTTAGAGCGGAAGAAGCTGAGACTCTATGGGATCCAATCCTAGAATCAAACATCCCACGTAGAAAGGCTTAATATGAATTTTTGTCTTTGGAAATCCCCATAAGACATGTTTGTTAAAATAGGCCATAGCATTTATACAACCACACACAATAACATAACTACAAAACAATCTTAAATTTAGAAGAAGATTAAAAATATGATGACCAAAAACAGAAGCGTAGAAGCCACCTCACCAACATCATGTGGAATATTTAAAGAAGAAAGGGGATGCCACGCCACATCTTCAATAGCACAACAATGACATCAAGGTGGCTCTGGAGTCGTCATCTCGGGGACAAGACTCTCTCTGCATCTGAGCGCTCCCACCTGCCCCCGTTGAGAGTCGCCGGAGTTCTCCCGGCTCTTGTCCCTCTCACATCCGGCGGCCCGGCCGACCGGTGTGGTGATGGATTAGGAGGCCGGCTCCCTGTACAGAGTAGAGTTAGGGCTATGTCTAGGTTTGGTTTTCCCTGTGTGGGGTCTGGCGTCATGCCGTCTTCAAGCTCTTCTCCGGCACCTGCGAGCGGCGGCCGGAGGAAGCCATGTCCACCGCCGTGTTGCTTTCCATGGTGGAAAGTGATGCTGCTGGTCGGATTTGGTGCAAGCTCCTTCAATAAGCTCGCTCTCTATGCTCTAGATCGTGATCTGGaggcagatggtggtggagttcGTCGATCTGCTCGATCCGTTCGTCCGCGTCGCCGTGGTGGTGGAAGGAGGGGCGATCTGGTGCAGTCTGCTGCTCCACGGGGATTTCTCGAAGCTGCATCGAGCGGAGTTCAAAAACGGCGGCGATCTTGCGCTGTCGTTATCCTTGGCCGGCGTGGCCGCTCCGTGCTGTGGTGCTGCGGGCGCCACAGAATATTCAACCTCCAGGCCGGCGAGCCAACTCGGAGGCCCTTCAGCGGCTCTGCTGCAGCGTCCTACGTCGCGCCATCTCCAAGTGGTGCCGTCCCCGGCGATGGTGCCGACGGCTGCAGTGTTGAGCTGACCATTCTCGGTGGAGAAGGACAGGATTGCTTTTTCCAAGTTTTATATGAGGTCCTTTCTGTAAAAGTGGAGGACTGTGTTgtacttctttttatttttcaggTCCTCTTTGTAATTTATCCCACCGAATAAAGCAGCTCTGGACCCTTCGGGTCCTatcccttgttcaaaaaaaaaaaaaaaaatcaaggtgGCTCACTCTCCTTTGAGGACATCATCATAGGCCATAGGGGCATATGCCATTATTCCATCCGAACCCCAAAGTCTCGTGCAAATACAAAAGTGGAGGGTGTGTGTATTGTATAGGAGTTTTTGGCATGTCCTTTGAAAACATAACTACCTTTTTTCATATTCACTATTCTTCGTAATGAAAGAGAAAAAAGCTTGTTGGTCACTCTAAAAAAGCTTAAATATCTATGACATTTTTTCGCGGTCCTTAAATGTGCCTTTGCCTCTTTGTTTTCCTACCACAACACAATTATTGTAGGGTACCATAGACCTTTCTGTTCATGGTTTaaagtttttttttccttttgtaaGTTTCCCCTCATGTATCTTTCGGTACCCCCACCCTATTACCTCTCCTGCAATTGGCATTGCCCTATCAAAACACTACTTCGCTCCGCTCACGCCTTGAGCCCTTGATGCCATCGTCGACCCCTCCCACACACCCCGTAGCCGCGCTATTTGCTCGGTTACCGTGCTCTCTGAGGTCTTGCACATCGCGAACTTGTTGGCCTCGTGGTGTCGCCGTCCAGTTTTGGATGTGAACCTCACATGGAAATCTGAGTTTTCTTATGTGAAGTGGTGAATGGCTAGTACAAGAATCGGTTCACAAATACTCACATAGTGATCCACATAATTCCATTTTACATACTGTATTTCTACATCCACAAATCAGATCAAAGCACAGTAAAAGAAGAGCGCATACAGTACAGAGGAGATAGTTAGAGCCAAGTACTACCCAACATTCTCATATAGTCATATGTTTGCTTAACTTTACATCGGAGGATCGAACAAACTATCCTGGTAACATGTCACATCTATACACGAAAGAACACATACGCTACAAACTGGCAACGGCCAGCGACACGATGAAGCTGTGCGCACGATCATATTCACACACCCTGACACCAAGCACCCAcccaagaaaagaagaagaaaaccaAGGTAACGTAATACTAGTCGCAGACTAAGTATAGATGGTTTTTCATGTGTGCTCTGCTCTGCTCACCAAAGCATGGTTGGTCATCTGATTCTGATCCGTGTTGAGTTCATCACATCACATGACGCTGCACCCGGCGCTGGGCTCCTCCTCGTAGCAGTACTGCGGCTGGTACGGATTCCTACCGTACGCACCGCCGCCGTACGCGCCGTACCCACCGTGGTCGTACACGGGCCCGCCGTAGTACCCTCCGGCCGGTGGGCCCCCTCCATACCCGTACGCCGGCGCGCCGTACCCGTACGACGGTGCAGGCGGCGGCACCGGCCAGATGGACGGCGTGGACAAAGCCTGCGGCATCATCGTCATGCTCGGCCCCATCGGCGCCGGCATCCGCATCGGCGCCATCGCCGCCATCGACGCTCCCTGCTGGGGGCGCGGGGCCTCGTTCCGTGCCATAGCAGTGTTGGTGGTGAACACCCTCGGCTTCTCCCcggcgtgcccgtgtccgtgaccGTGACCCTTACTGCCGTGGTCGTTGCCGTGACCCTTGCCGTGGTGGGCGGGCAGGTCGaattcgtcgtcgtcgccgtcgtcgtccatGTCGAACTTGACGTGCTTGGTCTTGTCCGGcttcccgccgccgccaccgtggcCGCCGCCCTGGCCATGACCctgctggccaccgccgccaccgtggCCGCCTCCGTGGGCTTGAACCTGCTGGCCACCGCCGTAGCCCTGGCCCTGCTGGCCGCcgtggccttggccttggccatGGCCCTGCTGGCCACCTTGGACATGGCCGTGTCCTTCCTTCTTGCCGTGGCTGTCCTTCCCGGGATTCTTGGGCGCCGCCTTGCCTGCGCCGGGCATCATCATCTGGTTCCCTCTGGCGACCTGTATGTCGGTGATGACCTTCCCGGCGCTGGAGCAGAGCCTGTCAGAGACCTCCTCGGCGTCGAACGACCCGGCCACCGTCACCACGTTGTTCTTCTCGTCGTACGAGATCATCTTGATGTTCTCTCGGTCTGATCATCAACACATACATAAAGTTATTACATAAGCGAGTACTCCACGGATCTTTCGGTTACAGTCTGCTATGCGCCTATGCTAGCATGTAAGGCAACTGACCTTGGAGCTTGCAGAGGACCTTTCTGATCTTCTTGTAGCACTTGTCGCACTCAAGGTCGACTCTCATGACGATGGTCGACATCTGACAAGAGAACATCCAAGTGAAAAAGACTCGTGAGTCCAAATCTCAATTTGTGTTGTTTCATTCCCTAATGAACTTGTTGGTTCTAATTTATTCAGTAGTAAAAAATGACATCAGGGACAAGGACTTGACAGAATCTCGTATGGaattctttgttttttttttctcagaGAAGCGGAGGATGATGAGTGAACTAGAATCCTAATTTCTGCTCTTGGGATATTAGCTACTTTTCCGACATATCTCCGAATCAACGACTATAGAGCTAGGTAGTTGGTCAATTTATAGTTTAATAAAGAGAAAACGAAGGAATATCTTGTTGCCTTGATCTCTACTTAACGTCTCCTACTTTGAAGGACAGAGTAGGAAGCGTAGTCGGCACTCGGCACACCATGTGAACAAACTTGCTAGTAAGGGAAAGTGAGAAGTGCAAACAACAGGGTGAAAGAATCGTAGAAGAGGAACGCATATACTTTT
It includes:
- the LOC127332472 gene encoding uncharacterized protein — protein: MSTIVMRVDLECDKCYKKIRKVLCKLQDRENIKMISYDEKNNVVTVAGSFDAEEVSDRLCSSAGKVITDIQVARGNQMMMPGAGKAAPKNPGKDSHGKKEGHGHVQGGQQGHGQGQGHGGQQGQGYGGGQQVQAHGGGHGGGGGQQGHGQGGGHGGGGGKPDKTKHVKFDMDDDGDDDEFDLPAHHGKGHGNDHGSKGHGHGHGHAGEKPRVFTTNTAMARNEAPRPQQGASMAAMAPMRMPAPMGPSMTMMPQALSTPSIWPVPPPAPSYGYGAPAYGYGGGPPAGGYYGGPVYDHGGYGAYGGGAYGRNPYQPQYCYEEEPSAGCSVM